The Bombus affinis isolate iyBomAffi1 chromosome 15, iyBomAffi1.2, whole genome shotgun sequence DNA segment TTTGCGAGTCCAGGAACGCATCCGGAAGAGTTCATAAGATTGAAGATAAATAACCGTTGTCGAAGCACTATTTAGGGGAGAGTCTGAATGGAATAGATGAAAAGGATCTTCGAgttaaacaaaaataataattactattaaaaataatcgctattaataataatttacttatgtcaaatatttaactcgatttattcatttataatttCTCTGATACTCTGATTCCAGCATCCATCCGAGGTATTTATAAGGTAGAGCACCGGAAGTTGAGCGTTCTAACGGACGGCGTTCCGCCACATCTCGATGTAGTGAGTTCAGTTTGACTACTATCTCGTTTACTAGATCCACGATGATCTGTGTGATTGCACGTCTTCGCTGGAGGAATTGAAAAATCAAAGAAACGAATCGTGAAGCCGCTATTACATTTCCGTTTAAAATGAATTGCTTATTGCTTCTTGAAAATAAATTGGTCTGTTCCGTTCAGAATAAATTGATCATTGCCCCATGGAATATTCGTACAAAAGCGTATGGTTAAGGTTCTAGGtctataatttttcaatttatgaaacaaaatgcataattaaaattgtatttgCTAAATGCCTCCATAATAagcaaaaaataataaataatgcaccgccttatttaaacaagtttttCTTTTTGATTTAGACATACGTAAAAGTGGActaatgaaaatggaaattaaaggAGGGTCATCGGCATAATAGACGACCATAGGTCGTCAATCTTGAATCGTTTGTACCTGCTTTTAAGAggaactttataatatatataacatgtCGATCACGGCGTCCACGGAGAGAATGGACACAACCAAGGACCTGCCCAAGAAGAAGTTTATTAACATCAATCTTCTCTCGTTGAAGCTACTGTTATTCCTCTTTTTTGGAGGTACATATAGAATAACTATCATGATTGGAGAACTTTATGAGAAACGGACCAAATAGTGCAATTATTATggaatttgtatttattttgtaaatataaaagaaacaaagttctttaaaagaatttaagtagaatgtattaattaattttttgcattttgttgataaaaaaaataatttattatttcatctgcccaagaaaaataataatgtaataaagaataaaaataaagtaaaggAGATAATAATAGATGTGATCAATGTTATCGGACATTTCAGAACAGATGCAAATAATGATCTTGCAATCTTACCTTtgaaagaataataaatatatttgggTTAAGATACATGTATTGCAGTATTATCCATATCtaataaagaaatattaaaatatttgccaCCAATATTGATATCATAATTATCTTTTTAGGAATGGGATGTCTCTTCCCTTTTCTTCCTTTACACATGATTGAAATGGGATTGAGCATCGACCAGATCCGAATGATCTCAATAATCTCGCCAGCAGTCGCGATCTTAGGGCCTCTGTTTGCCGCTCCAATCGCAGATAAGTTAGCAGGTCATCAAGGAAGAGGCGACAAAACTTCAACTGGTCGTTACCTCAGGGTGATGATTGCCATTGCCTGCTTCCTCTCTGCCATTTTCTATGCTTTTCTTCTATTGATTCCAACAGCTGATCGCATTGAACCTCCAAGAGAAAGAAGACCTGATCTAAAGTTTAACTGCGATCAAACAGGAGCGGTGGTGTTGCAAGAAAGATGCAAAGATGATATTTCTTGCCACAGATGGTCTGACGAAACCAGAGTTGGCCCATTGCTTCTGGAAGGATGCAATTATGCTTGTTACCCTATAGGATCAAAACGGTGGGATTCCGACAATAACGATGGTTCCACTACTTCTGGAACGACCGATTCCGATGTTATTGTTCTAGATGGCAGTGGCGAAACAACGGTGATTCCTCTCGAGAGTGAAATATACGCCCAGCTAAATGTGCAGGTAAAAAGCTGAAGCAAGTGTTAAGgaataaaagataattttgGTAATATACGATTGATTGAGACGATGTATTGAATTTCAAAATTGCACACTTATAAAGGATAAAGAATGTGATTTATTGTGTCCCTCCAGTGTAGTTCTCAATTGTATAAAGACAGAGTAATttaaatatatggaatatgttgCAGGAacaagaagaaacgaagaaaacgcGAAGATTCACCATACCTGAAAGCGAACCACCTCATTTATGTTTTAAAGAGGGTGATAATGTTGTTTGTCATGTTTACACCAAATATTCAGGCAATCTAGCTATAAATGCTACTCTGAAACAAGCCTTGAACAATGAAAGTGATCGAGATTGGTGTGCATATCCTCTGGCTGAGTACTTTGCTTGTCGTATACCTCCTGAACTTGAAACCAGAATGGCAGAAATTTATCAGAGTTGTTCCATTGAATGTAGCTTAGTTGATCCATACACTCTTCCGGGTAACACTActatttattacattattagtaGACTGaggatatttatatttaaagagATGAAAGCTAAATTGAAATTTGTTTGACTTACTAATATTATAACAagtttgaatataaaatataagtaatatatattaattccAGATAGCGTCCTCATAGAGAGTCAATGCCAACAGACAGAAGATTGGACCCACTTAGTATTCTGGACATATTTAGCTATTCGATCAGCTGCAGACATTTTCCCAACAACGGCTGTAGCTCTGATCGATGCAGCAGTTGTAATAGCCACCAGAGAAACATCCTGTGGACGCGGAGACGTAGGACGACAGTTGGCTTTCGGTTCGCTTGGCTTTGCCATCTTCGGTCCTCTAACCGGCTATTTATGCACtcttatagaaaatttgaactCTTTCTATTATTTGCCAATCGGTATACACGTGGTTATGATGCTTTTGTCAGCCTTGGTAGCTCTTTGTGCGAACGGAATGCCTCTCAGTCCACCGGAATGGTGGTGGCATACTAGAAGTGGCATGTTAGCACTTCCCATGAGCGCTATCAAGAGATACGGTAGTGAAACTGTCGCTCTAGTAATTGTACTGATCATTATGGGGACTTTCTGGAGCGCCATGGATAGTTATCTACCTTTGTAAGAATCATTGTGTAGTCGTTTGACACTGTTAGAGTACAGTTACAGTAAATGTATGTTCTGACGAACTGTCATCATGATGAATACGTGAAACAATCAAATATATAGATAGGTTCTTATCAATACAGaagctcgcgaaagtattcaaACAGTTGTAGATATCTTTTAAGGGATAGTTAAGATCATGTAAGATGTTTTTAGATCATACTGATAGAATATTCTTTTTAGACATCTACAAAAGTTAGGAGCTGACGAACTTCCCATTAGTGTAGCTATGACAGTCGGAGCTATTCCAGCGTTTCTATTTCTTTGGAAATCTGAACATTTAGTTGACTACTGTGGTCACAGTAACCTTCTCATCACTGCCTTCACTGTGTATATTATTAGGTAGGTaagttttttatataataaaatttctcttgtaattcacatattttaaaaagttgaaACTATTAGGTTTACTGGTTTAAGCCTCGTAGCAGAACCTTGGTGGTCTTTAATTTTCGAGGCTCTTGAAGTTTTCACGCTAGGTATCATGTGGGTTACCGCCATTCTTTACCTACGACATCTCGTCCCGCGTCACTTGACTGTGACTGCTCAGGCATTACCTGTGATTGCGCATTTCTGCGTTGGTATGCATTCTGAATGGAATTTTAAGATTATACTCGATGAATCCATACACGCAATTTagtaattttaatattcatccATGTGGCATTATATATTGTGGTAATGAACGTTTTTAATAATTCGTTTCAGGTCGATGCATCGGAGCCGTGGTTGGTGCTTACATCAGCGTCAGCGGCTCTGACATCGTTGGCTCGTTAAGATTCGTTTACCGTTGTATGGCCGTCGCTGCTGCGGCTGTTGCCGGTTTATACTTCGTCCTATATCATGGCCTATTAAAACCGCGATGTCATGCACACACCATACAAAGCCCACGACAACCCCCCACTATCGTACAGGGTAGGTGGCTTTTTGatgatttatatgtataattaacaataatatttaattaatattataactgATAATTTGAACTAACTATTCAATTTATCATGCAAGCTGCTATTAAGGAATATGAATTAAGTGAGTGGTTTtccaatattaatttattgattctatattatcgttacattatattgcatttccaatgtttgatgatttttttattaatatgacttctcttatttctctttttttttattgctgTTTTTTAGCGATGAACGGAAATGGAAATTACACACCACTCAGGGTTTATCACAACTGTATGGGTAGAAAAGGTCAATTCCGCTATTGAAGAATTAAAGAATGAG contains these protein-coding regions:
- the LOC126924842 gene encoding uncharacterized protein LOC126924842 isoform X1, producing the protein MSITASTERMDTTKDLPKKKFININLLSLKLLLFLFFGGMGCLFPFLPLHMIEMGLSIDQIRMISIISPAVAILGPLFAAPIADKLAGHQGRGDKTSTGRYLRVMIAIACFLSAIFYAFLLLIPTADRIEPPRERRPDLKFNCDQTGAVVLQERCKDDISCHRWSDETRVGPLLLEGCNYACYPIGSKRWDSDNNDGSTTSGTTDSDVIVLDGSGETTVIPLESEIYAQLNVQEQEETKKTRRFTIPESEPPHLCFKEGDNVVCHVYTKYSGNLAINATLKQALNNESDRDWCAYPLAEYFACRIPPELETRMAEIYQSCSIECSLVDPYTLPDSVLIESQCQQTEDWTHLVFWTYLAIRSAADIFPTTAVALIDAAVVIATRETSCGRGDVGRQLAFGSLGFAIFGPLTGYLCTLIENLNSFYYLPIGIHVVMMLLSALVALCANGMPLSPPEWWWHTRSGMLALPMSAIKRYGSETVALVIVLIIMGTFWSAMDSYLPLHLQKLGADELPISVAMTVGAIPAFLFLWKSEHLVDYCGHSNLLITAFTVYIIRFTGLSLVAEPWWSLIFEALEVFTLGIMWVTAILYLRHLVPRHLTVTAQALPVIAHFCVGRCIGAVVGAYISVSGSDIVGSLRFVYRCMAVAAAAVAGLYFVLYHGLLKPRCHAHTIQSPRQPPTIVQAAIKEYELTMNGNGNYTPLRVYHNCMGRKGQFRY
- the LOC126924842 gene encoding uncharacterized protein LOC126924842 isoform X2, producing MSITASTERMDTTKDLPKKKFININLLSLKLLLFLFFGGMGCLFPFLPLHMIEMGLSIDQIRMISIISPAVAILGPLFAAPIADKLAGHQGRGDKTSTGRYLRVMIAIACFLSAIFYAFLLLIPTADRIEPPRERRPDLKFNCDQTGAVVLQERCKDDISCHRWSDETRVGPLLLEGCNYACYPIGSKRWDSDNNDGSTTSGTTDSDVIVLDGSGETTVIPLESEIYAQLNVQEQEETKKTRRFTIPESEPPHLCFKEGDNVVCHVYTKYSGNLAINATLKQALNNESDRDWCAYPLAEYFACRIPPELETRMAEIYQSCSIECSLVDPYTLPDSVLIESQCQQTEDWTHLVFWTYLAIRSAADIFPTTAVALIDAAVVIATRETSCGRGDVGRQLAFGSLGFAIFGPLTGYLCTLIENLNSFYYLPIGIHVVMMLLSALVALCANGMPLSPPEWWWHTRSGMLALPMSAIKRYGSETVALVIVLIIMGTFWSAMDSYLPLHLQKLGADELPISVAMTVGAIPAFLFLWKSEHLVDYCGHSNLLITAFTVYIIRFTGLSLVAEPWWSLIFEALEVFTLGIMWVTAILYLRHLVPRHLTVTAQALPVIAHFCVGRCIGAVVGAYISVSGSDIVGSLRFVYRCMAVAAAAVAGLYFVLYHGLLKPRCHAHTIQSPRQPPTIVQAMNGNGNYTPLRVYHNCMGRKGQFRY